Within Quercus lobata isolate SW786 chromosome 5, ValleyOak3.0 Primary Assembly, whole genome shotgun sequence, the genomic segment aaagaaataaacacatcttttattaagacaaaagaacagtacagtgtacaataaaagctgaaacaagcttacattagagttaattgcgtaagcaaaagaaaagtacaaaagagtgaggatgatgccgaggagatatctcagaggagaggttggctactgttccaagatgtcgtctaaggaaactattcctcgacgcttctacaNNNNNNNNNNNNNNNNNNNNNNNNNNNNNNNNNNNNNNNNNNNNNNNNNNNNNNNNNNNNNNNNNNNNNNNNNNNNNNNNNNNNNNNNNNNNNNNNNNNNNNNNNNNNNNNNNNNNNNNNNNNNNNNNNNNNNNNNNNNNNNNNNNNNNNNNNNNNNNNNNNNNNNNNNNNNNNNNNNNNNNNNNNNNNNNNNNNNNNNNNNNNNNNNNNNNNNNNNNNNNNNNNNNNNNNNNNNNNNNNNNNNNNNNNNNNNNNNNNNNNNNNNNNNNNNNNNNNNNNNNNNNNNNNNNNNNNNNNNNNNNNNNNNNNNNNNNNNNNNNNNNNNNNNNNNNNNNNNNNNNNNNNNNNNNNNNNNNNNNNNNNNNNNNNNNNNNNNNNNNNNNNNNNNNNNNNNNNNNNNNNNNNNNNNNNNNNNNNNNNNNNNNNNNNNNNNNNNNNNNNNNNNNNNNNNNNNNNNNNNNNNNNNNNNNNNNNNNNNNNNNNNNNNNNNNNNNNNNNNNNNNNNNNNNNNNNNNNNNNNNNNNNNNNNNNNNNNNNNNNNNNNNNNNNNNNNNNNNNNNNNNNNNNNNNNNNNNNNNNNNNNNNNNNNNNNNNNNNNNNNNNNNNNNNNNNNNNNNNNNNNNNNNNNNNNNNNNNNNNNNNNNNNNNNNNNNNNNNNNNNNNNNNNNNNNNNNNNNNNNNNNNNNNNNNNNNNNNNNNNNNNNNNNNNNNNNNNNNNNNNNNNNNNNNNNNNNNNNNNNNNNNNNNNNNNNNNNNNNNNNNNNNNNNNNNNNNNNNNNNNNNNNNNNNNNNNNNNNNNNNNNNNNNNNNNNNNNNNNNNNNNNNNNNNNNNNNNNNNNNNNNNNNNNNNNNNNNNNNNNNNNNNNNNNNNNNNNNNNNNNNNNNNNNNNNNNNNNNNNNNNNNNNNNNNNNNNNNNNNNNNNNNNNNNNNNNNNNNNNNNNNNNNNNNNNNNNNNNNNNNNNNNNNNNNNNNNNNNNNNNNNNNNNNNNNNNNNNNNNNGCCCACCTGTACATCAATCCGTTACCCCCCCGTTACCCATCTCACCCTCAGACGTTAGAAAAACGCCCTTTTATGCCAAATTAGAACATTACATGGATCAAACAACACGAActcactctcttttcctcaCGAGCCCTACAAAAGCGAAAAATCTATTCTGCATCTGATATTGACATATCGCTGCAAGTGTAAACCTAGACGAGCAACGGGTTGTTCGAGTGACTAAAATCCTAGTAAGAAATCAGTCACTGTTTGGGTTTTTACTTTGGGCTtgtggttgttttatttttgtttgagtaaTTAATCAATGGTCAATGTTACATGTAATGGAATGAGAATATTGGTTGTGTTTGTtgatatttatgaaaaatgtgACCACCTGttctttggatttgtgtttgtttatggGCATTTTGTCTGTGGGCATTTTGTCTGTCGTGGTCATTGTGTCTCACAGTAGACCCAAGTTTCTATTgggttgaaatttttagtgtttgCATGTGCTATTTAGTAAAAcagaatcaaaatcaaaagaaaagcaGAAAATGTAGTCCCTCTGTGTGCGTTGCATCCCAAAAGCAAAACTGAAACATGCAACTGTTTACTCTTTTACCTCTTTTGTTGTTTACAATTCTTTAATTGTTAATTGTATACGTGTCAAATGGTAATTTGTTATTGCAGATGGATGATGAAGTGAAATTGGAGGTACATTATGGGGGTGCTTTTCTGTGGAACCCTAGTTTAGAGTACTTTGGTGGGAAAGTTGAAATACTGTATAGGGATCCTAATTTGcttacttattttaaaataaaaggtataTGTGAGAAATTGGGGATTGATGAACCGTGTAGGGTTCATTATTTAGGTCCTGGGGGCAACTTGGAGCAAGATTTAAGGCTTATAGAAGATGATTAAGATGTGGAACCCATGTGGAAGTCTAATGAAGGAGGGCCAAGAGACACCATCATACTGTATGTGGAGAGTGGTAATGCTCCACTTGCAGTTGAAGTTCCTGATGGTGCAGGGGTTGGTGTAGGAGCTGGTGCATGGGCTACTATAGGGGGTGCAGGGGCTGCTATAGGGGGTGCAGGGGCTAGTGTAGGGAGTGGTGCAAGAGCTGCTACAGGGGGTGATGGTGTGGAGGAGGAGTTTGATTGGTTGAATGAAGGTCTGGAAGGAGAAGACTTTGTTGATGACATTTTTGGTGAGTCTTCTCCACCTCACACAGTGCCACATGAGCCTAACACTGTTCCAACCACTGATACACCTCATCCAAACACTGATACACCTTAGCCAAACACAGATGCAGCTGGCCCAAGCAATGTTCCTCCTCCAAACATAGATTTAGATGAAGAGTGGGCTGAACTAGCTTTAGAGGATGATATTGCAAGTGTGGATAGTTCTGATGATGAGCAGGGGCCCGGCAATTTGGAGTTTAATGAGAGGACTGATATGGAAAATGTTAGGTTGGCAAAAGGGATGAAGTTCCCAAACTCCCAGGTGTTTAGGAAGGCTTTGAGGGAGTATGTGATTCAGAATCACATTGATGTCAAGTGGAAgttgaatgagaagaagaagatttctgTACATTATAAGAACAATTGTGGATGGAGGTGTTATGCCTCAATGGTGACTGGAGAGTGCACATTTGAGATCAAGACACTTTATCCTAAGTGTACCTCCCCCCTATCATTTAAAAATGGGCAAGTTACATCAGCCTATGTGGCAAAGAGGTATTTGGAGGATTTTGGTAAGAATCCTAATTGGGAGGTCTCAGGTGTTAAGCACCATGTGATGCAAAAGATTTTAGTTGATTTAAGTCTTAGTCATGTGTATAGATCAAGGAAGGCAGCTAGGGGGCTGATTACTGGGAATGAAGAGGCTCAGTATGGCCTACTTAGAGATTATGCAGAATTGATATTAAGGACAGATGTAGGAAGTAGGGTGATTTTGCAAACAGAGATGGAAAATAAGAATGCAGAGCCCAAGTTTAAAAGGATCTACATTAGGTACAATGTTTAGAAGGTTGGCTTTCTAGATGGTTGTAGACCTTTTGTTGGGCTGGATGGATGCCACTTGAAGGGTAAGTTTGGTGGGCAATTATTGTCTGCCACTGCCAAGGATGGAAATGACAATATATTCCTAGTGGCAATGGCTGTGGTTGAGCAAGAGAACAAGGATAGCTGGACCTGGTTCTTGGAGCAGTTTGCTGATGACATTGGCAGGCCAAATGAGCTCAATCTGGTATTCATCAGTGACAGGCAGAAGGTATTATCATCTAGCTCATGTTCATGACTTCATTACATGCTTACCTTTTTACATGCTTACTTGCTAACATTGAATGCTTACTTGAATGCAGGGCCTTTTACTTGCAATGGAGACTCTATTCCCAACTGTGGAGCACAGGTATTGTGTGAAGTACATATACAACAACTTCAAGGTTAACCACAAGGGCATGAAGTTGAAGAGTGTACTGTAGAGGTGTGCTGGCACAACATCAGCCAGGGAATTTGAGAGAGGGATGGACCATCTTAAGAGTCTGGATGAAAAAGCTTGGCAGTACCTGGCTGATATAGAGCCTGCACAGTGGACCAGATCCCACTTTTCTTCAAGAGCTTTGACAGATTGAATGGTAAACAATCTGAGTGAGAGTTTTAACTTTATGATTGTGAAGGCTAGAGACAAGCCCATCTTATCAATGCTGGAGTGGATCAGAGTTAGGCTTATGAGCAGGTTGTATATAAAGAAGGCTGGTATAGAAAAGTATGGTGGCAATTTGTGTCCAAGCATACAAAAAAAGTTGGAGCAGTTAAAATTAGAGTGTAAGAGTTTCTGTGCAGTTCCTTCTAAGAGGTTTGTGTATGAGGTTGACAATGAGAGGGAAAGGCATGTGGTGGACTTGGTAAATAGGACAAGCAGTTGTAGAGTATGGGACTTGACAGGAATCCCTTGTAAGCATGGAGTTGCAACCATTATTGTGAATCGTGAGAAACTAGAAGACTACACCCATCCATGCTACTACAAGGATGCTTATGTGGAGAC encodes:
- the LOC115990099 gene encoding uncharacterized protein LOC115990099 — encoded protein: MWKSNEGGPRDTIILYVESGNAPLAVEVPDGAGVGVGAGAWATIGGAGAAIGGAGASVGSGARAATGGDGVEEEFDWLNEGLEGEDFVDDIFDAAGPSNVPPPNIDLDEEWAELALEDDIASVDSSDDEQGPGNLEFNERTDMENVRLAKGMKFPNSQVFRKALREYVIQNHIDVKWKLNEKKKISVHYKNNCGWRCYASMVTGECTFEIKTLYPKCTSPLSFKNGQVTSAYVAKRYLEDFGKNPNWEVSGVKHHVMQKILVDLSLSHVYRSRKAARGLITGNEEAQYGLLRDYAELILRTDVGSRVGFLDGCRPFVGLDGCHLKGKFGGQLLSATAKDGNDNIFLVAMAVVEQENKDSWTWFLEQFADDIGRPNELNLVFISDRQKGLLLAMETLFPTVEHRYCVKYIYNNFKVNHKGMKLKSARDKPILSMLEWIRVRLMSRLYIKKAGIEKYGGNLCPSIQKKLEQLKLECKSFCAVPSKRFVYEVDNERERHVVDLVNRTSSCRVWDLTGIPCKHGVATIIVNREKLEDYTHPCYYKDAYVETYKTPIPPMPG